A region of Methyloversatilis discipulorum DNA encodes the following proteins:
- a CDS encoding SDR family oxidoreductase, producing the protein MTLPATLPESLSAALAARPRRWLVTGAAGFIGSHLVEVLLHAGHNVVALDNFSTGHQRNLDEVLGGLPSQAAARLDFVEGDIRDLATCARVCSGVDVVLHQAALGSVPRSLADPITSHDSNVNGFLNMLVAARDAGVGRFVYAASSSTYGDSPNLPKVEDVIGKPLSPYAVTKYINELYADVFGRCYGLSCVGLRYFNVFGARQDPEGAYAAVIPRWARALLLGDTVQINGDGETSRDFCYVDNAVQANLLAGLTERTDAVNTVYNVAAHRQTSLNQLFAAMRDELVKRFPDIAGARAHYRDFRAGDVRHSLADITRAQTLLGYAPTHDVSRGLAEAMNWYVARFAPATLA; encoded by the coding sequence GTGACACTGCCTGCAACCCTGCCCGAGTCCCTGTCTGCTGCGCTGGCCGCGCGCCCGCGCCGCTGGCTGGTGACCGGTGCCGCCGGCTTCATCGGTTCGCATCTGGTCGAAGTGCTGCTGCACGCCGGCCACAACGTGGTCGCGCTGGACAACTTCTCGACCGGCCATCAGCGCAACCTCGACGAGGTGCTGGGCGGCCTGCCGTCGCAGGCCGCCGCGCGCCTTGACTTCGTCGAGGGCGACATCCGCGATCTGGCGACCTGCGCCCGGGTGTGCAGCGGCGTCGACGTGGTGCTGCACCAGGCGGCGCTCGGCTCGGTGCCCCGTTCTCTGGCCGATCCGATCACCTCGCACGATTCGAACGTAAACGGCTTCCTGAACATGCTGGTCGCCGCGCGCGACGCCGGCGTCGGTCGCTTCGTCTATGCCGCCTCGAGTTCGACCTACGGCGATTCGCCCAACCTGCCCAAGGTCGAGGACGTGATCGGCAAGCCGCTGTCGCCCTACGCGGTGACCAAGTACATCAACGAGCTGTACGCCGACGTGTTCGGTCGCTGTTACGGCCTGTCCTGTGTCGGCCTGCGCTACTTCAACGTGTTCGGCGCGCGCCAGGACCCGGAAGGCGCCTACGCCGCGGTGATTCCGCGCTGGGCGCGCGCGCTGCTGCTCGGCGATACCGTGCAGATCAACGGCGACGGCGAAACCAGCCGCGATTTCTGTTACGTCGACAACGCGGTGCAGGCCAATCTGCTGGCCGGTCTGACCGAGCGTACCGACGCGGTGAACACCGTCTACAACGTCGCCGCCCACCGTCAGACCTCGCTGAATCAATTGTTTGCAGCGATGCGTGACGAACTCGTGAAACGATTCCCGGACATCGCCGGCGCCCGGGCGCACTATCGTGACTTCCGCGCCGGTGACGTGCGCCACTCGCTGGCCGACATCACCCGCGCACAAACCCTGCTCGGCTACGCGCCGACACACGACGTGTCGCGCGGTCTGGCCGAGGCAATGAACTGGTATGTGGCGCGTTTTGCGCCGGCGACGCTAGCCTGA
- the hemA gene encoding glutamyl-tRNA reductase, with protein MSLFALGLNHHTAPLAVRERMTFLPEALPDALGQLTRVRPVQEAAILSTCNRTELYCATNDPDSALDWMAEYHRIGPSEIAPYIYRLEHQQAVRHVFRVASGLDSMVLGEPQILGQMKQAVRVAEGAGTLGALLHTLFQRSFAVAKEVRSTTAIGANIVSMAAAAVHLSERIFGSISGQRVLCVGAGEMMELCAAHFAGCTPRDMVIANRTLDRAQVLAERFARSDLKVGAIRLDELGERLADFDIVLSCTASPLPIIGLGMVERALKQRRHRPMVMVDLAVPRDIEAEVDKLGDVFLYTVDDLAQIVDSGLESRQAAVVEAQAIIDARVANFLQWVQAREAVPAIRALRGHAEEMRAAELERALRAIARGEAPDRVLDTLSRNLTNKLLHGPTRLLNEAPPEAREQIEGLVQRLFPQHDRDA; from the coding sequence ATGTCCCTGTTTGCGCTCGGTCTCAACCACCACACGGCACCGCTTGCCGTGCGCGAACGCATGACCTTCCTGCCGGAAGCCCTGCCCGATGCGCTCGGCCAGCTGACCCGCGTGCGGCCGGTGCAGGAGGCGGCCATCCTGTCCACCTGTAATCGCACCGAGCTGTACTGCGCGACCAACGACCCGGACAGCGCGCTCGACTGGATGGCCGAGTACCACCGTATCGGCCCGTCAGAAATCGCCCCTTATATATACAGGCTGGAACACCAGCAGGCGGTGCGCCACGTGTTCCGCGTCGCCAGCGGTCTCGATTCGATGGTGCTGGGCGAGCCGCAGATACTCGGCCAGATGAAACAGGCGGTGCGCGTGGCCGAGGGCGCAGGCACGCTGGGCGCGTTGCTGCACACGCTGTTCCAGCGCAGTTTCGCCGTTGCCAAGGAAGTGCGTTCGACCACCGCGATCGGCGCCAACATCGTGTCGATGGCGGCGGCGGCGGTCCACCTGTCGGAGCGCATCTTCGGCAGCATTTCCGGCCAGCGCGTGCTCTGTGTCGGCGCCGGCGAAATGATGGAGCTCTGTGCGGCGCACTTCGCCGGCTGTACGCCGCGCGACATGGTGATCGCCAACCGCACGCTCGACCGCGCCCAGGTGCTGGCCGAGCGCTTCGCGCGCAGCGACCTCAAGGTCGGTGCGATCCGCCTCGACGAACTGGGCGAGCGCCTGGCCGATTTCGACATCGTGCTGTCCTGTACGGCCAGTCCGCTGCCCATCATCGGTCTGGGCATGGTCGAACGGGCGCTGAAGCAGCGCCGCCACCGGCCGATGGTGATGGTCGATCTGGCGGTACCGCGCGACATCGAAGCGGAAGTCGACAAGCTGGGCGACGTATTCCTCTACACCGTCGATGATCTGGCACAGATCGTCGATTCCGGCCTCGAATCCCGGCAGGCGGCGGTAGTCGAGGCGCAGGCCATCATCGACGCCCGGGTTGCCAACTTCCTGCAGTGGGTACAGGCGCGCGAGGCGGTGCCGGCCATCCGCGCGCTGCGCGGCCACGCCGAGGAAATGCGCGCCGCCGAACTCGAACGCGCGCTGCGAGCCATCGCCCGCGGCGAAGCGCCGGACCGTGTGCTCGACACGCTGTCACGCAATCTGACCAACAAGCTGCTGCACGGTCCGACGCGCTTGCTCAACGAAGCGCCGCCGGAAGCGCGCGAGCAGATCGAAGGCCTGGTGCAGCGCCTGTTCCCGCAGCACGACCGCGACGCCTAG
- the prsT gene encoding XrtA/PEP-CTERM system TPR-repeat protein PrsT, whose amino-acid sequence MNPTFPTLPRVSRLLAILLCASALAACDRSKPPEALLAEARSAFERNDLQTTAIQLKNLLQKDPSNAAARYELGRLHMLTGDAPSAVKELTRALDAGHPAEQVAPLLARAMVEAGESKQAIERLGTTKLSTPAASADLRAAIGHAQLAVGNKDGAKAAFDEVLSADPNHLYAALGKARLLGTQREFASAHALLDKVLAADPKSAEAWFLDAEMRSAQGQFEQSMASYRKVYEVKPSNVTARFVVVSALANEGKIEEARKELAALRKVSPKAPEANYLDGLLLVKERKFVEARDRLNKTLAVAPNYVPALGLAALTEFELQSYALAEQHAEKVIAHGGDSLFIRKVLVGAYLRTGRLDKARQALAPLLKSSPGNPEVQALAGQVYLTGGDAKGAEAAFEIAAKKQTEDADAQSRLGLSRLAAGDREGGIAALEQAVRLDTESGRPDLVLIVAHLRNRDADRALAAIDALEKKRQIDPMSINLRGTAYLLKNDPDRARAEFKRALELDPAYFSAANNLARMYVTEDKIADAEAVLQQFVAKSPKNADALMALAGLKARTPDGSPESLKLLRQAIDADPKQVNPRLALIELHQLSGDRGKALAAANEALNALPDEPRVLDALALAQARAGELEASVATRTKLVERDPTSVRAQLNLAATQVAAKRDAEAIQTLRKVLALQPETVEAQNMLITIHRSRNAVDEALRVARDVQRQRPKAALGYVMEGELMMSSSKADQAIKAYREALSRERTATNVTRLHAALERDDKAADARALVDGWLKDNPKDVEVLLYLGDVALVRKSLDEARTRYEAALARSANNVIALNNLAWIAAQQKDARARSYAEKAYALAPRNPAVLDTYGGILLAAGDADRGLQMMRQAVAAAPFANDLRLNLARGLAGAGRKGDARKELEPLVALGSKYERAAEVADLMKTL is encoded by the coding sequence TTGAACCCCACATTCCCGACCCTTCCGCGAGTCAGCCGACTGCTCGCCATACTCCTCTGCGCATCGGCGCTGGCTGCGTGCGACCGCAGCAAGCCGCCCGAGGCGTTGCTGGCGGAGGCGCGTTCGGCGTTCGAGCGCAACGATCTGCAGACGACGGCGATCCAGCTGAAGAATCTGTTGCAGAAGGATCCTTCGAACGCCGCCGCCCGCTACGAGTTGGGACGCCTCCACATGCTGACCGGCGATGCACCGTCGGCGGTGAAGGAACTGACCCGTGCGCTCGATGCCGGGCATCCGGCGGAACAGGTGGCCCCGCTGCTGGCGCGCGCCATGGTCGAGGCCGGCGAGAGCAAACAGGCGATCGAACGTCTGGGCACGACCAAGCTGTCGACGCCGGCCGCCAGTGCCGACCTGCGGGCCGCGATCGGTCATGCGCAGCTCGCCGTCGGCAACAAGGATGGCGCGAAAGCGGCTTTCGACGAGGTGCTCTCGGCCGACCCCAACCATCTCTATGCCGCACTGGGCAAGGCGCGCCTGCTCGGTACGCAGCGCGAATTCGCCAGTGCCCACGCGCTGCTCGACAAGGTGCTGGCCGCTGATCCGAAAAGTGCCGAAGCCTGGTTCCTTGATGCGGAGATGAGATCGGCGCAGGGGCAGTTCGAGCAATCGATGGCGTCCTATCGCAAGGTCTACGAGGTCAAGCCGAGCAACGTCACGGCGCGCTTCGTCGTCGTATCGGCGCTGGCGAACGAAGGCAAGATCGAAGAAGCGCGCAAGGAGCTGGCGGCGCTGCGCAAGGTGTCGCCCAAGGCGCCGGAAGCCAACTATCTCGACGGCCTGCTGCTGGTGAAGGAGCGCAAATTCGTCGAGGCGCGGGACCGTCTGAACAAGACACTCGCTGTCGCGCCGAACTACGTGCCGGCGCTCGGACTGGCCGCGCTGACCGAATTCGAGCTGCAATCCTATGCACTGGCCGAACAGCACGCCGAAAAGGTGATCGCGCACGGCGGTGACTCGCTGTTCATCCGCAAGGTGCTGGTCGGCGCCTATCTGCGGACCGGCCGGCTGGACAAGGCGAGACAGGCGCTGGCGCCGCTGCTCAAGTCGAGCCCGGGAAACCCCGAAGTGCAGGCGCTCGCCGGTCAGGTCTATCTGACGGGTGGCGACGCCAAGGGCGCCGAGGCCGCGTTCGAGATCGCCGCGAAGAAGCAGACCGAAGATGCCGACGCGCAATCGCGGCTGGGCCTGAGCCGGCTGGCGGCCGGCGATCGCGAGGGGGGTATTGCAGCGCTGGAGCAGGCGGTCAGGCTGGATACCGAAAGCGGCCGGCCGGACCTGGTGCTGATCGTTGCGCATCTGCGCAACCGCGACGCCGATCGTGCGCTGGCGGCGATCGATGCGCTGGAAAAGAAGCGCCAGATCGACCCCATGAGCATCAATCTGCGTGGCACCGCCTATCTGCTGAAGAACGACCCCGACCGCGCGCGCGCCGAGTTCAAGCGTGCGCTGGAACTCGATCCCGCATATTTCAGCGCGGCCAACAACCTCGCCCGCATGTACGTGACCGAGGACAAGATCGCCGACGCGGAAGCGGTGCTGCAGCAGTTCGTCGCCAAGTCGCCGAAGAACGCCGACGCGCTGATGGCGCTCGCCGGTCTCAAGGCACGCACGCCGGACGGCTCGCCGGAGTCGCTCAAGCTGCTGCGGCAGGCCATCGACGCCGATCCGAAGCAGGTGAATCCGCGGCTTGCGCTGATCGAGCTGCACCAGCTTTCGGGCGACCGCGGCAAGGCGCTGGCGGCCGCAAACGAGGCGCTCAACGCACTGCCGGACGAACCGCGAGTGCTTGACGCGCTGGCGTTGGCGCAGGCACGTGCCGGCGAACTGGAAGCATCGGTCGCTACGCGTACCAAGCTGGTTGAGCGCGACCCGACCTCGGTTCGCGCTCAACTGAATCTGGCGGCTACCCAGGTTGCCGCGAAGCGGGACGCCGAGGCGATCCAGACACTGCGCAAGGTGCTGGCGCTGCAGCCGGAAACGGTCGAGGCGCAGAACATGCTGATCACCATCCACCGCAGCCGGAACGCGGTCGACGAGGCGCTCCGCGTGGCGCGCGACGTCCAGCGTCAGCGGCCCAAGGCGGCGCTGGGTTACGTGATGGAAGGCGAGCTGATGATGTCCTCGTCGAAGGCGGACCAGGCAATCAAGGCGTATCGCGAGGCCTTGAGCCGCGAGCGCACGGCCACCAACGTCACCCGCCTGCACGCGGCCCTCGAGCGGGATGACAAGGCGGCCGACGCGCGCGCGCTGGTCGATGGCTGGCTCAAGGACAATCCGAAGGACGTCGAGGTGCTGCTCTACCTGGGCGATGTCGCCCTGGTCCGCAAGTCGCTCGACGAGGCGCGGACACGTTACGAAGCGGCGCTCGCGCGCTCGGCGAACAATGTGATCGCACTGAACAACCTGGCCTGGATCGCCGCCCAGCAGAAGGATGCGCGGGCCCGCAGCTATGCGGAAAAGGCCTACGCACTGGCACCGCGCAACCCCGCCGTGCTCGACACCTACGGCGGCATTCTGCTCGCCGCCGGCGACGCTGATCGGGGTCTGCAGATGATGCGTCAGGCGGTCGCGGCGGCGCCGTTCGCCAACGATCTGCGCCTGAATCTGGCGCGGGGGCTTGCCGGCGCCGGGCGCAAGGGCGACGCGCGCAAGGAGCTGGAGCCGCTGGTTGCGCTGGGCAGCAAGTACGAACGTGCCGCCGAGGTGGCCGATCTGATGAAAACTCTTTGA
- the prsR gene encoding PEP-CTERM-box response regulator transcription factor, which translates to MADKGRTLLIVEDDPALQKQMRWSFDDYEVVLASDRESALAQIRRHEPAVITMDLGLPPAPDDVTEGMALLGEIMALAPQSKVIVLTGQNDRANALRAIGMGAYDFYAKPFEPELLALLIERAFRLHDLQAENTRLANQNLGVEGRFITRDANMLRVLRTIEKVSATRATVLLLGESGTGKEVLAKTLHDRSERAGERFVAINCAAIPDNLLESELFGYEKGAFTGATKQTPGKIEVANKGTLFLDEIGDLPGPLQAKLLRFLQERVIERLGGRDEIPIDVRVVCATHQNLQTLIGESRFREDLYYRLAEIVVTIPPLREREGDAALLAHSFVKRFAGEQGRSSMSLSREAVAAIEAHKWPGNVRELENCIKRATIMADGNQIMVPDLGLKPAEENGSFFNLRQIREEAERKAVVSVLARVDGNMVKAAEMLGVSRPTLYDLMNRFGLR; encoded by the coding sequence ATGGCTGACAAGGGTCGTACGCTGTTGATCGTCGAGGACGATCCTGCGCTGCAGAAGCAGATGCGCTGGAGCTTCGACGATTACGAAGTGGTGCTGGCCAGTGACCGCGAATCGGCGCTGGCGCAGATACGGCGCCACGAACCGGCGGTCATCACGATGGACCTGGGCCTGCCGCCGGCGCCGGACGACGTGACCGAAGGCATGGCTCTGCTCGGCGAGATCATGGCGCTGGCGCCGCAGTCCAAGGTGATCGTGCTGACCGGTCAGAACGACCGCGCCAACGCCTTGCGCGCGATCGGCATGGGCGCCTACGACTTCTACGCCAAGCCCTTCGAACCCGAACTGCTGGCGCTGCTGATCGAGCGCGCCTTCCGCCTGCACGATCTGCAGGCCGAGAACACACGCTTGGCCAATCAGAACCTCGGTGTCGAAGGTCGCTTCATCACGCGCGACGCCAACATGCTGCGCGTGCTGCGCACCATCGAGAAGGTGTCGGCGACGCGCGCCACCGTGCTGCTGCTGGGCGAGAGCGGCACCGGCAAGGAAGTGCTGGCGAAGACGCTGCACGACCGTTCGGAGCGGGCCGGCGAACGTTTCGTCGCGATCAACTGCGCGGCCATCCCCGACAACCTGCTCGAAAGCGAACTGTTCGGCTACGAGAAGGGCGCTTTCACCGGCGCCACCAAGCAGACGCCGGGCAAGATCGAGGTCGCCAACAAGGGCACGCTTTTCCTCGACGAGATCGGCGACCTGCCGGGCCCGCTGCAGGCCAAGCTGCTGCGTTTCCTGCAGGAGCGGGTGATCGAGCGCCTGGGCGGCCGCGACGAGATTCCGATCGACGTGCGCGTGGTCTGCGCCACCCACCAGAACCTGCAGACGCTGATCGGCGAAAGCCGTTTCCGTGAGGATCTGTATTACCGCCTGGCGGAAATCGTCGTCACCATCCCGCCGCTGCGCGAGCGCGAGGGCGACGCCGCGCTGCTGGCGCATTCCTTCGTCAAGCGCTTCGCCGGCGAGCAGGGGCGCAGTTCGATGTCGCTGTCGCGCGAGGCGGTGGCGGCAATCGAGGCGCACAAGTGGCCGGGCAATGTGCGCGAGCTGGAGAACTGCATCAAGCGCGCCACCATCATGGCCGACGGCAACCAGATCATGGTGCCTGACCTGGGCCTGAAGCCGGCGGAAGAGAACGGCAGCTTCTTCAATCTGCGCCAGATCCGCGAGGAAGCCGAGCGCAAGGCCGTGGTCAGCGTGCTGGCGCGCGTCGACGGCAATATGGTCAAGGCCGCCGAAATGCTCGGCGTGAGCCGGCCGACCCTTTACGACCTGATGAATCGTTTCGGCCTGCGCTGA
- a CDS encoding transglycosylase SLT domain-containing protein, with protein sequence MKTVRLALLIACCASAPVLALEPEAAARSLLAEAQSFEHGEGVRRDPARAAALYCQAAKLGDAEAQFNLAWMYANGRGVDRDDALAATFFDLAARQGHEHAQRMLRFTGAPTRELPLCMQDPPEPEPVMVADIDPDLEAAFGTTADRKRVIEIVRELAPHFDIDPQLVLAVIGTESNFNPKARSPKNAQGLMQLIPETAQRFNVRDTFDPVQNIRGGMAYLRWLLAYFEGDVVLATAGYNAGEGAVDRYKGVPPYRETREYVKRIQTLFRKTEHRYDQNVTTPSPVLRTLVSRRG encoded by the coding sequence ATGAAGACTGTACGACTCGCCCTGCTGATTGCCTGCTGCGCCAGCGCGCCGGTGCTGGCGCTCGAGCCCGAGGCGGCGGCGCGCAGTCTGCTGGCCGAGGCGCAGTCCTTCGAGCACGGCGAGGGCGTACGGCGTGACCCGGCGCGCGCGGCGGCGCTCTACTGCCAGGCGGCCAAGCTCGGTGACGCCGAAGCCCAGTTCAACCTGGCCTGGATGTACGCCAACGGCCGCGGTGTGGACCGCGACGACGCGCTGGCCGCGACCTTCTTCGATCTGGCGGCCCGTCAGGGCCACGAACACGCGCAGCGCATGCTGCGCTTCACCGGTGCGCCGACGCGCGAACTGCCGCTGTGCATGCAGGATCCGCCGGAGCCCGAACCGGTGATGGTTGCCGACATCGATCCCGATCTCGAAGCGGCTTTCGGCACCACCGCCGACCGCAAGCGCGTGATCGAGATCGTGCGCGAACTGGCGCCGCACTTCGACATCGACCCGCAACTGGTGCTGGCCGTGATCGGCACCGAGTCGAACTTCAATCCCAAGGCGCGCTCGCCGAAGAACGCGCAGGGCCTGATGCAGCTGATTCCGGAAACCGCGCAGCGTTTCAATGTGCGCGACACCTTCGATCCGGTGCAGAACATCCGCGGCGGCATGGCCTACCTGCGCTGGCTGCTCGCCTATTTCGAAGGCGACGTGGTGCTGGCAACCGCCGGCTACAACGCCGGCGAGGGGGCGGTTGACCGCTACAAGGGCGTGCCGCCCTACCGCGAGACGCGCGAGTACGTGAAGCGCATCCAGACCCTGTTCCGCAAGACCGAGCATCGCTACGACCAGAACGTGACCACGCCGTCGCCGGTGCTGCGCACGCTCGTGTCCCGTCGTGGCTGA
- a CDS encoding nucleotide sugar dehydrogenase — translation MTKVAVIGLGYVGLPLAVEFGKKMPTIGVDMSAAKVAAYREFVDPTGEVSSEDLRAATQLTVTTDGAALAEADYIIVAVPTPVDDAHQPDFSPLVGASETCGKHMKRGAIVVFESTVYPGATEEVCIPVIEKFSGMKWLQDFNVGYSPERINPGDKERTVTKILKVVSGDTPDTLKKVSDLYKAVITAGVYEASSIKVAEAAKVIENTQRDLNIAFVNELAIIFGKIGIDTEEVLKAAGTKWNFLPFRPGLVGGHCIGVDPYYLTHKADMLGYHPQVILAGRRINDGMGKYVAEQTVKKLIQSGASVKGAKALVLGLTFKENCPDLRNSRVIDVIRELQSYGVEVIVHDPVAESKEAEHEYGVSLTDWDDIPKVEAIVAAVSHKEFAARPLSDYVGKLKAGGVLADIKYQFDAAALEAQGVGVWRL, via the coding sequence ATGACCAAAGTTGCTGTGATCGGCCTCGGCTACGTCGGCCTGCCCCTGGCTGTCGAATTCGGCAAGAAGATGCCGACCATCGGTGTGGACATGTCGGCCGCCAAGGTGGCCGCCTACCGCGAATTCGTCGATCCGACCGGCGAGGTGAGCAGCGAGGACCTGCGCGCCGCCACCCAGCTGACGGTGACCACTGACGGTGCAGCGCTGGCCGAAGCCGACTACATCATCGTTGCCGTGCCGACGCCGGTCGATGACGCGCACCAGCCGGATTTCTCGCCGCTGGTCGGCGCTTCGGAAACCTGCGGCAAGCACATGAAGCGCGGCGCCATCGTCGTGTTCGAATCGACCGTCTATCCGGGCGCCACCGAAGAGGTGTGCATTCCGGTGATCGAGAAGTTCTCCGGCATGAAGTGGCTGCAGGACTTCAACGTCGGCTACTCGCCGGAACGCATCAACCCGGGTGACAAGGAGCGCACGGTCACCAAGATCCTGAAGGTGGTGTCGGGCGACACGCCGGATACGCTGAAGAAGGTGTCCGACCTGTACAAGGCGGTCATCACCGCCGGCGTCTATGAAGCGTCCAGCATCAAGGTGGCGGAAGCGGCCAAGGTGATCGAGAACACGCAGCGCGACCTGAACATCGCCTTCGTGAACGAACTGGCCATCATCTTCGGCAAGATCGGCATCGATACCGAAGAGGTGCTGAAGGCGGCGGGCACCAAGTGGAACTTCCTGCCCTTCCGTCCGGGCCTGGTCGGCGGCCACTGCATCGGCGTCGATCCGTACTACCTCACCCACAAGGCGGACATGCTGGGCTATCACCCGCAGGTCATCCTGGCCGGTCGTCGCATCAACGACGGCATGGGCAAGTATGTCGCCGAGCAGACGGTGAAGAAGCTCATCCAGAGCGGCGCCTCGGTCAAGGGCGCGAAGGCGCTGGTGCTTGGCCTCACCTTCAAGGAGAACTGTCCCGACCTGCGCAATTCGCGCGTGATCGACGTGATCCGCGAACTGCAGAGCTACGGCGTCGAGGTCATCGTGCATGACCCGGTGGCCGAGTCGAAGGAAGCCGAGCATGAATACGGCGTGTCGCTGACCGACTGGGACGACATTCCCAAGGTCGAGGCTATCGTGGCTGCCGTGTCGCACAAGGAGTTCGCCGCCCGTCCGCTGTCCGACTACGTCGGCAAGCTGAAGGCCGGCGGCGTGCTGGCCGACATCAAGTACCAGTTCGACGCGGCCGCGCTGGAAGCGCAGGGCGTCGGCGTCTGGCGTCTGTGA
- a CDS encoding S1C family serine protease, whose translation MAERAPDNRRRRLVCAALLSSPLLARAALSDTIVRIKPSIVIVGTNMRSRAPSFELKGSGFVIGDGTLVATNAHVAGVPLDADRFETLAVIASVDGRQQLREARVVASSAEHDLAILKIQGAALPALKVGDSAGVREGQSVAFTGFPIGSVLGFTPVTHRGIVSAITPIVIPVDNVSQLNAANRNRLARGTFTVFQLDATAYPGNSGSPLFDPDSGEVIGVINMVLVKAGKESVLSQPSGISYAIPASHLSALLATVR comes from the coding sequence GTGGCTGAGCGCGCACCGGACAATCGCCGGCGCCGTCTCGTCTGCGCAGCGCTGCTGTCGTCGCCGCTGCTGGCGCGCGCCGCGCTGAGCGACACCATCGTGCGCATCAAGCCGTCCATCGTCATCGTCGGCACCAATATGCGATCGCGCGCGCCCAGTTTCGAACTGAAGGGCAGCGGCTTCGTCATCGGTGACGGCACGCTGGTGGCGACCAACGCGCACGTTGCCGGCGTGCCGCTCGACGCCGACCGCTTCGAAACGTTGGCGGTGATCGCCAGCGTCGATGGTCGCCAGCAGTTGCGCGAGGCGCGCGTCGTCGCCTCGAGCGCCGAGCACGACCTGGCGATACTGAAGATACAGGGCGCGGCGCTGCCGGCGCTGAAGGTCGGCGACTCGGCCGGCGTGCGCGAGGGGCAGTCGGTGGCCTTCACCGGTTTTCCGATCGGCAGCGTGCTCGGCTTCACCCCGGTCACCCACCGCGGCATCGTGTCGGCCATCACGCCGATCGTGATTCCGGTCGACAACGTGAGCCAGCTCAACGCGGCCAACCGCAACCGTCTGGCGCGCGGCACCTTCACCGTGTTCCAGCTCGACGCCACCGCCTATCCGGGCAACAGCGGCAGCCCCTTGTTCGATCCGGACAGCGGCGAAGTGATCGGCGTGATCAATATGGTGCTGGTCAAGGCTGGCAAGGAAAGCGTGCTGTCGCAGCCCAGCGGCATCAGTTACGCGATACCGGCCAGCCATCTGTCGGCCCTGCTCGCTACGGTGCGCTGA
- the prfA gene encoding peptide chain release factor 1 yields MKPRIAEKLEQLSTRLADLDAALADPGVTADIDHYRKLTREHAELTPVIALYQAWCRARDDGEAARGLLAEADMKELAQLEIEQSAADMQRLEGELQRALLPKDPDDGRNVFLEIRAGTGGDESALFAADLFRMYSRYAERNRWKVEVVSASESDLGGYREIIARVSGDGVYQRLKFESGGHRVQRVPVTETQGRIHTSACTVAVMAEVDEVAEIDINPADLRIDTFRASGAGGQHINKTDSAVRITHIPTGIVVECQDDRSQHRNKAQAMSVLAARIRDAQVRARDSQIASTRKSLVGSGDRSERIRTYNFPQGRMTDHRINLTLYKLDAIMDGDLTELMDALAHEHQAEQLAQLAEEGA; encoded by the coding sequence ATGAAGCCGCGCATCGCCGAAAAACTCGAACAGCTGTCGACCCGTCTGGCCGACCTCGACGCCGCGCTGGCCGATCCCGGCGTGACCGCCGACATCGATCATTACCGCAAGCTCACGCGCGAACACGCCGAGCTGACGCCGGTCATCGCGCTCTACCAGGCCTGGTGCCGGGCGCGTGACGACGGCGAGGCCGCGCGTGGCCTGCTGGCCGAAGCCGACATGAAGGAGCTGGCCCAGCTCGAAATCGAGCAGTCAGCCGCCGACATGCAGCGGCTGGAAGGCGAACTGCAGCGCGCGCTGCTGCCGAAGGACCCGGACGACGGTCGCAACGTGTTCCTCGAAATCCGCGCCGGCACCGGCGGCGACGAATCGGCGCTGTTCGCCGCCGATCTTTTCCGCATGTATTCGCGCTACGCCGAGCGCAACCGCTGGAAGGTCGAGGTGGTGTCGGCCAGCGAATCGGACCTGGGCGGCTACCGCGAAATCATCGCCCGCGTCAGCGGCGACGGTGTCTATCAGCGGCTCAAGTTCGAATCCGGCGGCCACCGCGTGCAGCGCGTGCCGGTGACCGAAACCCAGGGCCGCATCCACACCTCGGCGTGCACCGTCGCGGTGATGGCCGAGGTCGACGAGGTGGCCGAGATCGACATCAATCCGGCCGATCTGCGCATCGACACCTTCCGCGCCTCCGGCGCTGGTGGGCAGCACATCAACAAGACCGATTCGGCGGTGCGCATCACGCACATCCCGACCGGCATCGTAGTCGAGTGCCAGGACGACCGCAGCCAGCACCGCAACAAGGCGCAGGCGATGTCGGTGCTGGCGGCGCGCATCCGCGATGCACAGGTGCGCGCGCGCGACAGCCAGATCGCCTCGACCCGCAAGAGCCTGGTCGGCAGCGGCGACCGCTCGGAGCGCATCCGCACCTACAACTTCCCGCAGGGCCGGATGACCGACCACCGCATCAACCTGACGCTGTACAAGCTGGACGCCATCATGGACGGCGACCTGACCGAGCTGATGGACGCGCTGGCGCACGAGCACCAGGCCGAACAGCTCGCGCAACTGGCGGAGGAGGGCGCCTGA